TAGGTAGAGATATTTTTATTGATAGTATAATCTAATCTAAGCTGGGGTAAATGGCCTCTGTTTTTACCCTCGCCGGAGAAAATTGAACTGGCAGCAACCTGGGCATTGGCTCTCAAGAAGTGATACCATAAACTTAATTTAGTTTTTTGGGTGGGGGTTAAAAATAACGAAGCACTATAGGCTTGCAAGTTTGTCCAATAACCCGGAATGCGCGTTTCCGCAGCCATGCTCAACACATATAACTCGGATAACCATGGCCAGCGAGAAAACAGCGGATCCCAACCTTGGTTTTTGTTATCACCTCGTTTATCTCCTGAAAGATAAGCAAAACCGATGCTTGCCTTGGGATTCCAAGTAAGGTCTTTAAATTCATGGTCAATGTAGCCATAACCACCAAATCCCCGACGGTCATCATCTCCGTCTTCTCCAAATTGGTAGGCAAATTGTCCACGTAAAGTAAACGGAGAAAGGTTGTATTTGGCAAAGGTTCCCAAAGTATTAATCTCTGATTCTTTTGCTTGGGCCCCTACACCACCTTCATCGTCTTCTTTTTTAAAAATATAGTAGTTTTCTAATGCTAAATTTTCGATGTCTTTATTTTTCCAATATAAAACAAAACCTTCCTCATCAGTGGTATTCAAGTTTACAGGCATCTTGTCTTTGTAGGGATAAAGAGCACTAGGTAATTTATTTTCATTTATAATCGGCAAGAATTCTTCATCGCGCGGATTATTTATATAAATAAAATCGAGGATATTCTTCTCATTTATCTTCCACGAAGCCTTAGCCGCATTGAAATAAAAGGTCCGCGAACCATCTTGAGGAGTTCCATCCATAATCAGAAATCCTTCACCATAGGTTCCTAGAAAGTCCTGTCTTCCGATCCTCAAATCCAAAGGCAGGTCAAGGAAATTTTTCATATCCATATACAGGTTATCAAAAACCACTTCATCAATGTTGAAGCGATACCCCTTTTTGCTAGCAGTCTTATCCGGATAGGTTGGTGAGGTTCCTTCAAAAAAAGTATGCGCCCTGAATTCATTAGTAAGTTTGACATAGAAAGTAAGGTCTTCTTCAATATCCATCTGTCCCCAGAGAGAACTCTTAATACGGAAAAAATTACGGGTATCTAACTGAGAGTTACTCATATCTTTCCAGTTCTTCCAGTATTCGTGTCTGATGCGTTCGGTAAGACCATATTTAAATTTTGTCTCAGCGTAAGAAATGTTTATAACCATTGCCACTGACAGCACTAGCAAAATAATCGCCCCAAAAATCCTTATCCTCATCTTCTCCCTCCCCGTAGAAAGGTTAGTATAAAATAAAACTCTCTACCATCGCTTATATATGTTTAAAGCAGCTATCAAGATGAGCTTTGGGGACTTTTTTCGTAAATAAACTCACCAGAATAGCCACTATAAAAGAGATAGGTAAAGCAACCACTATCGGGTCAACTACTGTCCAAGGGAATTTTGCGAGTGTGGGTTTGTTAAATAACAATTTACACAAACCCAATGGTTCTGATTCTTTCTGATGGATAAACAACA
The window above is part of the Candidatus Omnitrophota bacterium genome. Proteins encoded here:
- a CDS encoding alginate export family protein, whose translation is MRIRIFGAIILLVLSVAMVINISYAETKFKYGLTERIRHEYWKNWKDMSNSQLDTRNFFRIKSSLWGQMDIEEDLTFYVKLTNEFRAHTFFEGTSPTYPDKTASKKGYRFNIDEVVFDNLYMDMKNFLDLPLDLRIGRQDFLGTYGEGFLIMDGTPQDGSRTFYFNAAKASWKINEKNILDFIYINNPRDEEFLPIINENKLPSALYPYKDKMPVNLNTTDEEGFVLYWKNKDIENLALENYYIFKKEDDEGGVGAQAKESEINTLGTFAKYNLSPFTLRGQFAYQFGEDGDDDRRGFGGYGYIDHEFKDLTWNPKASIGFAYLSGDKRGDNKNQGWDPLFSRWPWLSELYVLSMAAETRIPGYWTNLQAYSASLFLTPTQKTKLSLWYHFLRANAQVAASSIFSGEGKNRGHLPQLRLDYTINKNISTYLLAEYLIPGNFYADDDPALFTRLEVSIKF